aagaattgttaaatataGAAAGATGAagacttaaatatttttgtacaatttttaatttttcccacTTACATAATGAGATGCTCTCATGCTGTCCTTATAGTGCCTTATTTCTGCTTAAcctcatatacatgtatctttctaCACATTTGATCAAGAGTGTGTTTCTTTAAGGTTGTttctgtaaacagttttctgCATATCTCACATTCATAGAGACCTTCCATTATATGGATACGCAAGTGTATCTGTAAATCCGAGGACACTTTGAAGGACTTTCTGCATATTCCACATTCGTAAGGACGCCCGACAGTATGTGCACGCTGTATGTGTTCCTTTACTCTTGCTGTTTGCGAGAACCTTCGTCCACATATTGGACATTCATATGGCTTCTCTCCAGTATGAACATGCAGGTGTTTCCTTAAAACTGCTTTACAAACGAATGATTTGCTGCATATTTCACACCGGTATGGACGATCTCCTGTATGAACTCGCATATGTATGTTTAAACGTTCTGCACGTGAATACGATTTTCTGCAAATGTCACACACATAAGAACTGCCTGCAGAATGAACATCCTGTTGGTGTTCTTTCAAGACTACTTTTTGTGTAAATGACTTCCGGCATATGTCACATTCGAAAGGACGCTCTCCAGTATGGACACGCTGGTGTCTCTTTAAATTTCCTAACTCTATAAACGATCTAAAGCATACGTCACACTGATATGGACGTTCTCCTGAATGAATACGCTTGTGGTTATATAGATATGACGCATGTGCAAAAGTTTTCTTGCACGTTTTACATTCATAACCCCCAAAAGCATGGCTAGTCCTTAAAAACCTTTCTTTCGCAAATTCTTCTGAACTCACTCTAGACTCTGACTCTGACGAACTTTTTACATTACTTATCCGTGgctgttgttttatatgtttacCTTTGTTATCACCATCTCCCATATTTCACAACTGTTTTCATTTTCCCAGTTTTAACAAACGAAGCTTTTCTTCTTACTCAACCTCAGCAAAAGTCTTTTTCGGATTATTTCACGCTTGTAGATCTAATAATCGCAATAATTCTGTTACATTCACGCTTGCAGACTCTGAAAGATGAAAATGAAAGTTTAGAATGCTTTTGAAAACAGGTTGTACAGGAAGCAAAATATACACGCACATTTTGTTTGCagtggaattttttttatatcgtTTAGAGCCATTACAACACAATTTAGATCATACggtaactttttatgttttttatggtGGAGAATTACAGTctaaccaggtttttcaaactcACATTTACAAGTAATTCGAAATTAGCGAGCATAACCATTTGGCCAGGGAGGTcctcaaaaaataaaagaagaaaaaactaaGACAAGCTTTGTTTTATACTGCAACATGTTCAATGCAATGTTTAAGGTACTATTAACCCATACCCTGCTGGCTGAATTTTTATAATGAGCTTCTCCGTCTTTgaatttggtcagtaccattaTCTATTAAAAGGGGTGTTAACCGAAcaattactgactgaatggcgaacagtgtagatcttgatcagactgcatgtcCAGCAAGCTAAAAGTTAAACATAATTAAAGTTGCTGCAAAATGAAGTTTGGTCCGAAATTCAGTTGTAAGTCGAACCCATCGTTATTccaaactccccgcagcgattacttccaCTTACGGTACTTAAAATCACTGCAATCATGAGTTGTTTTAACCAGATGTGGTtaactgaacagaacagaacaaaaaagtgaataataaaaaacataagtCACGAccctatggtggctgatttctgccatttcgcgttttcgccccgcgaccccgccgagcgaaaacacgagatttaagAAGACAAAATGGCGGgagcgcggggcgaaaactcgctatttagcgggggcgcggagcgaaaagacgataattagcgctgcttaaacgtcgatttttcgcaccgcgcccccgaCGTTCCAGTTCCTAAATCTCTCCCCTCGACCCCGctgattatcgtgttttcgcttcatGCCcctgctaaatagcgagttttcgccccgcgaccccgccgagtgaaaacacgaaaattaacaagataaaatggcgggggcgccaggcgaaaactcgctatttagtgggggcgcgaagcgaaaacacgataattagcgggggcgcggggcgagatttagtaactggaatgtcggggcgcAGTgggaaaactcgacgtttaagcagcgctaattatcgtgttttcgtctcgtgcccccgacataccagttactaaatctcgccccgcgaccccgctaaacagcgacttttcgctccgcgcccacgctaaatagcgagttttcgccccgcgcccccgccattttaacttgttgattctcgtgttttcgctcggcggggtcgcggggcgaaaacgcgaaatggcagaaatcagccaccatacgaCCCAGTACTCCAGATAACGTTTGAACCTAAATGGTACAGTACTCCTTGATTTTTGTCGGAGAGTGTATTTTACtcattcatattttttatttatttgcagtGCCATGTGGCTTTCTCGACGTCACGTGGTATCTCGTGAATGCAACAGTTATAATTTATGAACGCAAGGGAAGGCAACCGCTATGAGGGGCTTGACATTATACATTAATAGATAACCGTTTCCTCAACGATCTGAATtcaatggcatttttttttcaaatacaataTTATATTGATTCAAACTAAATTCTTAAAACGTTATGAAAGAGCCAACTTCCGGTTCCTTGAGCGATTCCACAACAAAAAACAATGCCTTGGACAAATACACAACCGTCGGTATCACATTCCTGAAAACACTGCATATTTACGTAATATGTCTTTTGCAAAAAGGTCAGCAgacttttattttgtcaataacTTAATTCTGAAAGAGCACCGCGAAGACCGCACTCCAAGCAATTCAATGCCTTTCAAAGGTCTGTTTTGCTTCTTCGTTTCTTTTTTTGATTCatttccgtgcagtctgatcatgatctgcactgttctctattcagcTAGATCTAGTacaccttttaaaagttaatggtactgtccaaattgaaatatggacaagtgcattatagaaatttaggatTAAAAGGGCTCAGAACGCACACAAGCAAAACAATAAAAGtcatttcaaaatcctttcatggacggcagagttacaacccggacaaaaatttacacggacggacggacattgtgattttaatatgccgaCATTCGTGGGTTTAAAAGTCTTGGGGAGGGGGGCAAATTGTTTTCGCACGTGTGGTAAGAGGCAAAAGCGATCTTTTTGCATTTTGATCAATTTCATTGCGTGATATCtaacattttttattgaaactgAAAATCACCTTCATAAATAAAgctaattattttttaaaaatattcaaagcacGGTGTTTAACTCTTAGCTTgcaaaattcattaattttgggcaataccatttgttattgAAAGGTAcgtccactgaaaatttactgaaatcAACTTACCTATTCTCCAAAGACATAAcccctttatttgtattcattttgtaatacAAAAGTAATTTCCGAAAATCCGACCTGCCTACCCTAATTATTTTCAGCatttaccggaaacaaagattttttaagcCTAAATTTAAGAGGGTTTTATAGtaaagatatttgttttgaagaactctaacgactgatgccagtctaggaTTCAAAAGATTGCTGAAACCAGCGGAGCACTAAACTTATCTTGTGGGAATTAACAGGGCATAAACAAAATAACCCAAGGTATTATCCCCTTTAATCAAAACATAAGATCAGAATACCAGATTATAGCTTgttccactgatctgtcttatcaaTACAGTAAATAGGTAGTATAAACGTATATGGGAGAGTCTAACCAGATTATCATTTTAATATCTGTAAATTGACGAacgttttgtagaataatattaatgtttttcatgtTGTTCAATATTTATTAGACTGGTTCCTGTATCCttgtttgttctgacatatttctcatttgagccgcgccacaagaaaaccaacacagtgcgtttgcgatcagcatggatccagaccagcctgcgcatccgcgcgcccatccgcgcagtctggtctggatccatgctgttcgctatcggtttctctaatgcattgcaataggctttgcaAGCGAAgagctggtcgcaaacgcattatgttggctTCCTCGTGGAGCGGCTCATATATAAGTTGTCTTCATTAACAGTGGAATTAACCCCAGCAGGTTCTTTCTTATTggcatttttattgcccctggatCCGAAAATTGGCTCAAAGTATACTTACATTATAAAATGTCTGCAGTATTTATAAAAGGAATAACCATTCAGCCAGGAAGCCAAGCTTAATATtcacaacttttttttctttaattttgtgacgttcaaatttattgcaaaacaatattaatccaaaattattaatattattaatgtTAACGTATAAAGCTCATCTAGCACAACTAGTACacgagaaaaaatgaaaatattcataatattctAAAATGTTTTCCGGATTCAAACTCCGTATCTCATATCAATATACATCAGCAGGATTTATTTATCGCAATATTCTTTTACTTCATTGAAATGCCGACTTTAAAAATGAACTCACAAGCCTTAGGAAAATCTATCAGAAGTTTCACAAGTGCTGTGTACATGCACATATGTTAGACATTATTGAACGAACAATATGCTGTGCAACATGATTTACCAGCAATATTATTCAGcagttttgttaaatgaaatattccaGACGGCGTGAACCCGCAGTCACTCAAAGATGTTTTATCCTGTTATTTTGGTGATTTTAGACATATTCTTATCATTTGTGAAAATTAGTACTGACACAGAAATACTAACAAAATTTTCATCAATATTCCCAACAAACTTTTCATAGTCAGTCATCAATATTATCACTCACCATGCTGTTTGTGTAAAGTTATCACTCTACTGGCCGGTGTTTACATATGTAGGGCACCTTGCAGAGATAAATTAATGCATTAGTTATGGGATagactagactagccactagacagATAATAAAGACTGTttataaattaacatttttgtaacttttatatCCGGCGTAGCTGTCTACGCCAAGTTTTGACCTACTGAAAGAACcaataaaattgtaattttatcaTTCTTCAATCAATAAAGACAACAGAACTGGCCAGGAATGAATACATACTtacttttaattggctgaaatacaaataaacatttaCTGTTTTCATAAAAAGTTTAAGAGCATTGCATAAATACAGTAGAAACTATCTATAATGACGTTTATATATTATTGTAGACAGGAGGCATTTATACACATTATATTGTAGTTTTACCAGACTGAACATTGGATTTTAGTACACGAATCTTAGTACTCCAAATTTGTGTACTAATAGAGCTCTGTTGTTTCTGCCGCTCGATTGAACTAAAAGTAGTCATACcttgaacattagaatatgaaatttattttccaaaatatttgaaaaattccaaataaaaaaaaaagatgaccgcgtcggaaatCGAACCCCGGACTGCCGTGACAATAAAGATATTTTCCCGTCGTAGTAACCAGTAGCGCTATAGCAGAAATAGTGACTAAtaactgcaaaatatagatatttataatcgagacagtttaccttggGTAatagcgtgacaaacgcttttatacagcatttatttcaagatatctaaaaaaagttTTAGTTGTTGAACGATCTGGAAGCATGCCACTTTAAAGTTCTTACATAAAATTTGACACTTGTTGAAATATATCAGATTTTTAACCATTACATCCTAAACATGTTTGATGAGAAGGCAATCATggggaaaatgaaaaaattatgaaattattaaaatctaatgcctcaaaaaaagaaatagattaaCTTGCAGAAACTTATCATCTCTGTAAGATGTGGAACATTCTTTCCTCTCAAAGAACAATGAAAACAGTCCGAGTAAACAAATCAAATCACGATATATTACATTATGCAtgtgaaatatgtattttgaaaaaatccTGGACATGAGATACATGGTTGTCCTTATCTACATGTCTAAGGAAAAATTTGCAACAGGTCTGTAATTGATATGTGCTATAAATTACTAACCAGAGTAGGGGTCATGACATTGTCAATTGCATTAGCACTCTCctgtgttctataaatagaacatacagcagttataccataatgcaatgcggacaagggagcgttttctATATATAACGAATCATCAACTATTTcagtaaactaaaaaaaaaaagcaacatgcCACCTGTATAAAAATGTCGCAcctgttaacagaataaataaaagctagatgaaacaataactaattaaagaaatatattggaacgaatgtaaggaatatacaaactatacagaCATATATTATTTTAACAAGACGATTCAAAACGGGTCGACTAAGCAAATAAAGAGCACTGTTTAAAAGCATGTTGCATGCACATTACCCCATATTCTGCAATAATACTATTAAAATCTTGCATCAGAAGAACGGTTTACAGTCTTATAataacaaattacaatattttcgaATGCGACACACCGAAGGGCACTTGTGGTTAAAacttttaatgctaaatcattttgattcatgacgttcaaagaatgtatcagcacaaaattataacaaaattataactacaataactacatgtatttcattttaaacaacttaTACACACAACACAAGACGCAAACTTGATGGTGATCCCcgatgtcagctgtggtcggtgtccgtcaaacatttccttattgaaaatatgcatgatttggtagaaaataatggtgttgcattagattagcaacatgttttatcagataacatctaaatattattaccaaaagtcaaatatctatatgtcacactaaggggtcatttgtaataaaacacaacatatgtatatcacagaggtgttaattgtttcaacgaataAATGAATATGTGGCCGAAAATGATAATAtgtatgacagtttactttaaaatatgtatgttgttcatcatatttcgaaatttcaataaatttaaattatgcgatcataagatttctttttacattcacaAGTAGATCTATTAAAATAAACACTTACGGaagaatttattttacaaaaatataatgttaatatatgacggtaactaagaagaacaatttggattttttttctgttctgtgaatacatttttgttttaattaacgcTTTCCGTTtggtattaatacatttttccgagttattctattttttctaaatgttcttttttaaaactggatgtgtcacaagatgaacagaataatataatGACAACATcaattcatacatatatattgcaTATTGATAAttgttatttctaacatggatataaaataaagagatTCTCGGCTAGTTTATTGAAtttaaaagtgaagaaaaaacatcTCTTCGCGATGTGCAGGCTAgaaacctgaacaaaaataacgaaataaatgcaaaatctatggtttacttatgctattgtaCAATGAATATGCGctgattgtttgtccgcaaattgagtcctgtgctatttttagatagcagaccttatcggtgacgtcacagatccttacatacgggaGTGTGCTATTGCTTGAAATAGATAACATGCTGAGAGCAGTGGAACAGAAAATTTTGGATACCTTAGCAAAATTCCTAAGACTGTAAATGCAAGCGTGAGATTGCTATGACTTCGAATCACAAAATGCCATCTattagaaaaataaatacaatgcacAGGATTATAAATCGAAAAGAAACGAGTAAAAAGAACGAGTACATATTTCTCAATATCAATGCACATACTACACCCAAAATTATCATGATTTTTTGTTAGAATAGATTAATGCATTTCTTATGTATCATTGGAGTGTTGGAGTGCCTCGCGGAACagtgattttattgaaacttcattATGATAGTTTAAGAAAAACGTTGTGAGAAAGcttgttgtttaaagaaaatcactttattagtttattattctttttttctctcatttcttgTTCGAACAAGGCACGTAATATTAAAGACATGGCAATTTTCCGGCTTTCTGGCGTTCTGGTGATATCGcttcttttttagaaaaaaaaaaatttctgatgTCATAGGAAGCATTTATTTTGACTAACATGTATCACGTATATTTTGCAAAAgcttactttatatatatttttagcatCTACATGTGTTTTCCAGAAAAACTAAGAAATTCGTCAGAAAGATTTCCTTTAGCAAAAGAATAAGGATTGGCCGTGAGTTTTGTACAATATTGTAGTTATAGCAGTTAATTAATTCAATTATTTAAAAGATAGAGGTCAATGCATGAGATACTGAAAATCAAAAgattatatttcaatattattgaaCATCTACTTTTTATGTAGAAATAATCAAAAAATTATAAGACTGATTTTCttcattaatttaaaagatataaggAGTGTCATATTCTGGAAATAACAAGTATGAAACGTAGAGGGCAGGCAATGAATCAGATACTGAAGTTCAAAAGATTATTTCACAGTGCATGTTATTGAACGTCTACGTGTTTCACAGAAATAATAAGAAATTCGAAAGACTGACTTTCTTACTTAAAGACATTAAGAGCGGCAATAAATTGTGTAACATTCTGGTagctttttgttgggttttaacgtcgcatcgacacagttataggtcatatggcgactatccagctttgatggtggaggaagaccacagatgcccctccgtgcattatttatcatgagcaggcaccttggtagacccaccgaccttccgtaagccagctggatggcttcctcacatgaagaattcaacgcctcgagtgagggtgaggggcaagtgattcgaagccttaaccactcggccacggaggcccccattcTGGTAACAGCAGTTAATTGAATCAAGTGAAAGACAGAAATCAAACCATCAGATATTGAGATTAAAGAAGTATATTTTCAGTATAATTCTTgctttaaagtggcattatgcgcatcttactgcacatagtgtgtttttggtgaatgttttataaaaacaattttcggttgctgtgcatttaaatgtgataAATTAACGATAATGTCGTATAAGTATTTGaggttgatgctttagaaataaaaggAATCAGATTAATAGAATAATAGTTGTTTTCCTTAATCTTCTACCAAGTGATCTCCCTTACCAAtatgtagagatttctgaagttgaagggaagcaactcctgcgtgcagtttgacttttcttaaaatgactgccgcagtcaaaataagaaaattaatatttGGGAAGTttttatttcgtactggtaacaggaaaagtttgatatattgggttaaaagctataatttcctccgcCCTTAACTATTTCATCtgaatttttacttgaaaaatgcgcataattccactttaaagaAAGAAAGATATAAGCAATCATAATGGATTTTCACAGCATGGGATTTCATAACTCCTACGTGAACGTCTGTACGCTACCGCAATCTATATAATCTGTGGTAGAATCAGCTATGAACGGTTCGGAAACACTAGTTAAGCTGTGCTTCAGATTAGAAGTATAAAATCTAACACGTACCCGAACACGTAGTCAGCATAGCTAAtgttatatatactgaacaacaaaagaaactatccagttttataactggggtattttttattaaaaaacttttatttataaatcacttgtgtttttcatatcacattacacttgaagaacttcacctgtaaaattttaaaaaaaatcaatcaaccgtgaagtcagtagtcccacaatagccgatttgcacgaaattcacgtgcgccttTAATTAAGAACTTTCTTTGTGAAATtgtattgtcattggaaatattgatcaTTGACTAACtcgaaaaaaagtaaaaaagtttgaaaaataatgttggttgcaccgcaagactgaatcaaatttagcgcgagcgcccaattgggatgttacaatgcaactgacgcgcagaagatatagcctttcaaacggctattgtgggactactgacttcacagttgattatttttttttttaatttatcacgtgaagatcttcaaaTGTGATTTTGGTATAAAGAAATAATTCAGAtttgaaattctttttattttatttcaaaatataccagttatacatctggatagtttcttttgctgttcagtatacttAGGCTACTGCTTCTCAAATTTTACACGTACCCGTACAGGTATATAACATCTGCATAGCTAATGTTATCATGGCGCTTCTTATTTAAGTActaaaaactttcattttattaattataaatcACTTGATAGATTTTCAacaattataatttataattagcACATGTAACATCTAATATTTAGAATAAACCATTTAAAGATCTTAGATAACTGGTAAATTAATTGTTGTATATTCCATGTGAAGAAGGTTTATCACAATTTGGAtgatttttttcaacatgttcatttccacaaagtttggcttagaatgtataattatatgacactgaaaaaatgataaagtgggtgaacaTTAAAGTTAGATATCGGTAAAAATGCATGCAAGAAGAGTGTaatttttctgcactatttcAAACACGTTGCAACAGTTTACTATGGTCTGCACAATATTtctggttatttataagaatatattgcaaaactcTTATGCCAGTTTGTACCACTGGCCCCCTTTAAGGTATTCACCTTTTTATGGATTTGTGAGAGAAGTTAGTTTtcacctaaaatgtgtgggttagtctaTTTTAGATACGTTTATTGCAACCAAATACCTTATAACGTATGTTAAGGTAGTAGTAATATTCAAGAAAGCACGCATGTCAAACCGGAAGCAAATGTATGAATTACCGTATATCTACGCTTACctggtcctttggggtcatggagtccattcaacattatgtgtaacagagttccgcttaagccggtgctagcggggcgtgagaggtgttgaacAATCCAATTACCtcgcatgaacagactcaatcaaaccgagtctgctattattcttcttggttgtattATTTCCCTCCAAAaagtctttttacagattttattatgaatACCAGCCCTGGTGACGTTTTCTAGAAAGCAGACATACATGAACCTAATGTATTTTTCTGTTCTCCAATTACTACAACGAATCAATGTTGAACATATATGATATGAAGATATATGCTTATAAATAGTTTAGTGTTAAAATTATTATTCTAGCATGGCTCGATtcgattgccagttaaacaaagaagttgtaagctctgtatatttaggaaataatgtatctcattttgtgatttgtcgttgaataaaataattgtttggagttcagatgcgaagaaattatattACGAgggcgcatctgaacgacaaacaattactttattcaagagcaaatcactaaatgagatatattatttcaatgcTAACATGTTGCCAGGGTTTTAAAGTACACCCTTTACGATATCCATTAGATATTTGCCTGTTTACTGTTAGTTTCTTTTCCACCGCGCCGccatgccgtttgacgctatatGACGATTGTTGTATAatagccttctttgtttaataggaaaataaattggGTCTTGTTAGAATCTGCGACAAACAAGGGTTGAAGCGCGAACCAATAAGAGAGCataatgacgtcaattatgatgtcaaattgccgcatgacgtccggtgGTTCATTACTCATTGCATAAATTAAGTCCAgcattatatttatcaaaatatttcaatcagcatgtaagaatgaaaataattaagaccTTCTTGtagtttatcgtctaatttaacACGGTTCATCGTTCAAATGCTTCGATTTTAACCATTCGGGCATATTCCTCAGTTCAAAAACAATccttatcaaaacatttatagaAGTGAACCATACCTGacctttttgtaagaaaataagaCTGTTTCGTTTTCTAAATAAAGCTTATTATATTCTGGAAAACAGAACGATCTACGAATTCTAGGCATACGGgatataaactaaactaattttcacatatacatgtaacttgctttgttttatttcatataactaAGTTGTAAAGaaataacaagataaatggaTATTTCAAGACTGATTCCCTACGTTATTAAAGAAATAAGGAGAAGCGATTACAAAAGCTTGGTGAAAGGAGTTCATTCACTAGGTTGACAGATAAAGAACACCGCAATTTTGACTTTAACATGTAGATTCTCTAACTTTTCCACGTACATGCAGCATACTGTTATCCAAAACATAGGAAACAATGTATTTATCCATTTGACAAAATGTTCTGTCATATGGATCTACCTGATTGAGATCGTTGTCTTCAAATGTAAAAATGACGGAACTAAAGTTAAACAGGACAACCTACATTCAGAGAACGTAGCCGTCCATACAGCTTAGAGTTATGATGTAAATACGTGCAAACCGACTTAGCATATGCatacacaaacacaagtaaacgcATTGATAGAAAACACACTCACATAGACATCTAAAAAGAAGGAACACAGCAGGGTATAGCCTTGGAAGGCTCAATGACTCAAACACAAAATAAACTGTTTATTAGTGCTCTTTGTTTTTGGTTGCCCGAGTTTGAATTCAATAAAAGTCATACAAATACCGACAAAATCTGTCAGCAATGATTGATTTACTAAATTTATTGATAGAACTCAGTTTCttcttacaaaaaaatattaatcatCATTAAAACATCACCATTATGAGGATGCTGTTTACAAATTTTGTACGCTTCCATGAAATTTTCGGTATTCGTTACAAttgtaaagattttattaaaatagtTTATGATCCTAATGTTGGACGCAATGCTTTTCTTCATTTTGTTACAGGGAATAGTTAGAAGACACAATGAAAGACAGTTCAAAATGTCAACTTGGACAACGTtgcttatatatttttcttttggcCTGTTGGAACATCAATACTGTTTCTCTGAGAGTTCTCCTTTACGCGGAGGGGAAGGGTACGATCAGGTATGATTGGTATTTTTATACACGTTTACGTCTTTCACATATCGTATTTATTAGGTAAGAAATCACATGACTGGTATAGCTTTTATAATGTTTTACACTGACTTTTAATTCGGGTCATATGATTGGGATTAAccgatttttaaaaaaggttgaTAAATACGatattaaagacctgctccagccc
This DNA window, taken from Mercenaria mercenaria strain notata chromosome 19, MADL_Memer_1, whole genome shotgun sequence, encodes the following:
- the LOC123542906 gene encoding zinc finger protein 583-like; translation: MGDGDNKGKHIKQQPRISNVKSSSESESRVSSEEFAKERFLRTSHAFGGYECKTCKKTFAHASYLYNHKRIHSGERPYQCDVCFRSFIELGNLKRHQRVHTGERPFECDICRKSFTQKVVLKEHQQDVHSAGSSYVCDICRKSYSRAERLNIHMRVHTGDRPYRCEICSKSFVCKAVLRKHLHVHTGEKPYECPICGRRFSQTARVKEHIQRAHTVGRPYECGICRKSFKVSSDLQIHLRIHIMEGLYECEICRKLFTETTLKKHTLDQMCRKIHVYEVKQK